The region GCCGGGCTTGAAGCCCTCGGTGACCAGCTCGTGCCCGGCCATCAGCCGAATGGTCCTGGCCAGCGACGACGGGGCCGCGGCCAACTGCACCAGCGCGGTCACCACGTCGTAGTCCAGCGAGCGCGGGTAGACCTGGCCGACGGAGGTGAAGGCCCGCGAGAAGCCCAGGTGCGCGGCGATCCGCTGCTCCAGCTCCGCGAGCTTGCCGCTGTCGCCGCCCAGCAGGTCCAGCATGTCCTGCGCGGTGCCGACCGGGCCCTTGATGCCGCGCAGCGGATAGCGGCCGAGCAGGTCCTCGACCCGTTCGAAGGCCACCAGCAGCTCGTCGGCCGCCGTCGCGAAGCGCTTGCCCAGCGTGGTGGCCTGCGCCGCCACATTGTGCGAGCGGCCCGCCATCACCAGCTCCGCGTACTGCGCCGCCAGCTGCCCGAGGCGGGCCAGCACCGCGACGGTGCGGTCCCGCACATGGTCCAGCGACAGCCGGATCTGGAGCTGCTCGACGTTCTCGGTCAGATCGCGGGACGTCATGCCCTTGTGGATCTGCTCGTGCCCGGCGAGGGCGTTGAACTCCTCGATCCTGGCCTTCACATCGTGCCGGGTGACCTTCTCACGCTCCGCGATCGACCCCAGGTCGACCTGTTCGAGCACCCGCTCGTAGTCGGCGACGGCCTGCTCGGGCACCTCGATGCCGAGGTCCTTCTGCGCCCGCAGCACCGCGAGCCACAGCCGGCGTTCCAGCACCACCTTCTGCTCGGGGGACCACAGGGCGGCCAGCTCCGTGGAGGCATAGCGGCCGGCGAGGACGTTCGGGATACGCGGCTTTGCTGTCACGTGTGCAGATTCTACTGGTCGCGGCGGTGTCGCCGTCCCGGCCGGCCGCGCCCGGTCAGCCGCCCGGCCCGGACGGCACAGGACCCGGCTCGTACGGCTCGGGCAGCGGCTCCGGTACGTACGCCAGCAGCTCCGGGCGCTTGGCCGGGCGGCCGTCGCCGGAGGAGCGGCCGGTCAGCCGGCGGCCGATCCACGGCAGCAGGTGCCGGCCGGTGAAGCGCAGGTCGGCGGTGCGGCGGGCGGCCCAGCCGAGGCGTACCGCGGGCGGCAGGGCGAGCGTCCAGTCGGCCCGCGCGGGCAGGCCGAGCGCCTGCCAGACCGCCTCGGCGACCCGCTCGTGGCCCTCCGCGGTCAGGTGCAGCCGGTCGTCGGCCCACATCCGCTGGTCGCCCAGCACCTCGGCGCCGTAGAGGTCCACCACGACCGCGCCGTGCCGGGCGGCCAGGTCGTCGACGAAGGCGAACAGCTGCTCCATCCGCGGCAGGAACCGGGTGGCGACAGGACCGCGGCGGGCCGGGCTGCGCATCAGCACCAGCTGCCGGCAGGACGGCGCGAGCCGCGCGACCGCGCTCTCCAGGTGCCCGCACACCGCGTCCACGTCGCACCCGGGCCGCAGCACGTCGTTGAGCCCGCCGACCAGGGTGACCAGGTCCGCGCCCATGGCGGCGGCGGTGTCCACCTGGTCCTCGGCGATCTGCCGGATCAGCTTGCCGCGTACCGCGAGATTCGCGTACCGGAAGCCTCCGGCGTCCGCGGAGCGGGGCAGCGCGGCCAGCCGCGCCGCCAGCAGATCGGCCCACCCCCGGTAGCTGCCGTCGGGCAGCAGGTCCGACATGCCCTCGGTGAAGGAGTCGCCGACGGCGACAAAACTGGTGTATTCGACATCGTTCTCCATCGCACCCGGGATCCTATCGACAGCCCCGGCCCGGCCGCCCGGAGGAGCCCTGGCGGGCTATCCGACGAGGGTCTGGGTGCCGAGCACCGCCAGCAGCGCGAGCCGCTCGGCGTCCTCGGTGCCGGGCTCGGCCGTGTAGACCATGATCCGCAGATCGCTGCCGGCCACGCTGAGCAGGTCGCAGTCCAGCGTCAGGATGCCCACCCGCGGGTGGTCGATGGTCTTCCGGGCCGCGTCGTGCCGGTCCAGGACCCCGGATTCCCACAGCTCGGCGAAGCGGTCGCTGCCCGCGCGCAGCTCCGCGATCAGCCGGCGCAGCCGCTGGTCGGCCGGATACCGGTTCGCGGTCGCGCGCAGCCCGGCGACCTGGGCGGCCTCCAGCTTGCGCACCGACTGCGGTGTGTGGCGCACCCGGGTGCCCGAGCCGAGGAAGTTGCGCCACACCGCGTTGCGCTCCCTGCCGTGGTGCTCGCCCATCAGCGCCGTGTACATCGGGTTGGCGAGCAGCAGCGTCCAGCTCGCGTCGGAGACCGCGACGGGCGTCCCGGTCAGCCGGTCCAGCATCCGCTGGACGCTCGGCGGGATGTACGCGGGCACCGTGCCCTGCCCCGGCGGCACCAGCCCGGCGACGTGGAAGAGATGCTCGCGCTCGTCGGCCGACACCCGCAGCGCCCGGCCCAGGGCCTCCACGACCTGCTCCGACGGATTGGCCGCCCTGCCCTGTTCGAGACGGGTGACGTAGTCGACCGATATCCCGGCCAGCAGCGCCAGTTCCTCCCGGCGCAGCCCGGCCGCGCGCCGCCGCCCGCCCGTGGGCAGCCCCGCCGTCTCCGGGGACACCCGGTCCCGCCAGCGCCGCAGGGTGTGCCCGAACTCCGTGGTCGCCATGACACCACTGTGCACCCGCCGCGCGGACAACGTCCTGGTACTGGCAGTCCCAGGAAGACCGGACGCCTGGCAGCGCGGCGGGCGCCGCAGCACGGTGGAGGCATGACAACGACACTGATCACCGGAGCGAACAAGGGCCTCGGCTACGAGACCGCCCGCCGTCTCATCGCCGCGGGCCACACCGTCCACCTCGGCAGCCGCGACGCGGAACGCGGCCGGCTCGCCGCCGAGCGGCTGGGCGCACGGGCGGTCCAGCTCGACATCACCGACGACGCGTCCGTCGCGGCCGCGGTCGAGGCCGTCGAGGCGGACGGCGGCCTCGACGTACTGATCAACAACGCCGGCGTCCAGCACGAGATGACGAAGGACGGCGCCGTGACCGGCGCGGCGGACCTCACCGCGGACATCATGCGCGCCACGTTCGAGACGAACGTCTTCGGCACGGTACGCGTCACCCGCGCCTTCCTCCCGCTGCTCCAGCGGTCCGCGGCCCCCGTCGTGGTCAACGTCAGCAGCGCACTGGGCTCGCTGGCACGGGTCAGCGAGCCCGGAAGTCCGGCGTACGCCTACCCGGGGGTCGCCTACCCGGCGTCGAAGACCGCGGTCAACATGCTCACCGTGCAGTACGCGAAGGCGTTCCCCGCGCTGCGGATCAACGCGGTGGAGCCCGGCCACACCGCGACCGACCTGAACGGCAGCACCGGCCACCAGAGCGTCGAGGAGGGCGCTGAGATCATCGTCAGGATGGCGCAGCTGGGCCCCGAAGGCCCCACCGGCGGCTACTTCGCCGCCGACGGAGCCCTGCCCTGGTGACGCGGGCCCGGCCGGCGGGGATCACCGGCCG is a window of Streptomyces sp. NBC_01477 DNA encoding:
- the purB gene encoding adenylosuccinate lyase encodes the protein MTAKPRIPNVLAGRYASTELAALWSPEQKVVLERRLWLAVLRAQKDLGIEVPEQAVADYERVLEQVDLGSIAEREKVTRHDVKARIEEFNALAGHEQIHKGMTSRDLTENVEQLQIRLSLDHVRDRTVAVLARLGQLAAQYAELVMAGRSHNVAAQATTLGKRFATAADELLVAFERVEDLLGRYPLRGIKGPVGTAQDMLDLLGGDSGKLAELEQRIAAHLGFSRAFTSVGQVYPRSLDYDVVTALVQLAAAPSSLARTIRLMAGHELVTEGFKPGQVGSSAMPHKMNTRSCERVNGLMVILRGYASMTGELAGDQWNEGDVSCSVVRRVALPDAFFAFDGLLETFLTVLDEFGAFPAVVARELDRYLPFLATTKVLMGAVRAGVGREIAHEAIKENAVASALAMREQGTERNELLDRLAADERIPLDRTGLDALMADRLSFTGAAAGQVAEVVRRIEDVVKAHPQAAAYRPGAIL
- a CDS encoding SGNH/GDSL hydrolase family protein, encoding MENDVEYTSFVAVGDSFTEGMSDLLPDGSYRGWADLLAARLAALPRSADAGGFRYANLAVRGKLIRQIAEDQVDTAAAMGADLVTLVGGLNDVLRPGCDVDAVCGHLESAVARLAPSCRQLVLMRSPARRGPVATRFLPRMEQLFAFVDDLAARHGAVVVDLYGAEVLGDQRMWADDRLHLTAEGHERVAEAVWQALGLPARADWTLALPPAVRLGWAARRTADLRFTGRHLLPWIGRRLTGRSSGDGRPAKRPELLAYVPEPLPEPYEPGPVPSGPGG
- a CDS encoding helix-turn-helix transcriptional regulator, producing MATTEFGHTLRRWRDRVSPETAGLPTGGRRRAAGLRREELALLAGISVDYVTRLEQGRAANPSEQVVEALGRALRVSADEREHLFHVAGLVPPGQGTVPAYIPPSVQRMLDRLTGTPVAVSDASWTLLLANPMYTALMGEHHGRERNAVWRNFLGSGTRVRHTPQSVRKLEAAQVAGLRATANRYPADQRLRRLIAELRAGSDRFAELWESGVLDRHDAARKTIDHPRVGILTLDCDLLSVAGSDLRIMVYTAEPGTEDAERLALLAVLGTQTLVG
- a CDS encoding SDR family NAD(P)-dependent oxidoreductase; its protein translation is MTTTLITGANKGLGYETARRLIAAGHTVHLGSRDAERGRLAAERLGARAVQLDITDDASVAAAVEAVEADGGLDVLINNAGVQHEMTKDGAVTGAADLTADIMRATFETNVFGTVRVTRAFLPLLQRSAAPVVVNVSSALGSLARVSEPGSPAYAYPGVAYPASKTAVNMLTVQYAKAFPALRINAVEPGHTATDLNGSTGHQSVEEGAEIIVRMAQLGPEGPTGGYFAADGALPW